A window of Aquitalea denitrificans contains these coding sequences:
- the ltaE gene encoding low-specificity L-threonine aldolase, with the protein MQWIDMRSDTVTHPTPAMRQAMANAVVGDDVYGDDPTVAELEALAARLLGKEAALFVPTGNFGNQLAIFTHCQRGNEVILGDDCHIVWHETGGAAVIAGVQLRTIAGDKGVMDPDEIEARIRVGHDVHWPQTGLICLENAHSNGRVIPLDIMQRTADIARRHGVPVHLDGARVFNAATYLGCEVQDITRHADSVMCCLSKGLAAPVGSILAGTADFIARARYKRKLLGGGWRQAGVLAAPGLLALTEMTQRLGEDHTNARYLAERLHGMPCIEVDLADVHINMVWFRLLADIDVSELMAALETAGIKANPPEGGRMRLVTHWQISRSDIDRVLEVFQRVLSD; encoded by the coding sequence ATGCAGTGGATTGATATGCGCAGCGATACCGTCACCCACCCCACCCCGGCCATGCGCCAGGCCATGGCCAATGCCGTGGTGGGGGACGATGTCTATGGTGACGACCCGACGGTAGCCGAACTGGAAGCGCTGGCCGCCCGCTTGCTGGGCAAGGAGGCCGCCTTGTTTGTGCCCACCGGCAACTTCGGCAACCAGCTGGCCATCTTCACCCACTGCCAGCGCGGCAACGAGGTGATCCTGGGCGACGACTGCCATATCGTGTGGCACGAAACCGGCGGTGCGGCGGTGATTGCCGGGGTGCAATTGCGCACCATTGCCGGTGACAAGGGGGTGATGGATCCGGACGAAATCGAAGCGCGCATCCGGGTGGGCCACGACGTCCACTGGCCGCAAACCGGGCTGATCTGCCTGGAAAATGCCCATAGCAATGGCCGGGTGATTCCGCTGGACATCATGCAGCGCACTGCCGACATCGCCCGCCGCCACGGCGTGCCGGTGCATCTGGATGGCGCGCGCGTGTTCAATGCCGCCACCTATCTTGGCTGTGAGGTGCAGGACATCACCCGCCATGCCGACAGCGTGATGTGCTGTCTGTCCAAGGGCCTGGCCGCACCGGTGGGCTCCATTCTGGCCGGCACGGCCGACTTCATTGCCCGTGCCCGCTACAAGCGCAAGCTGCTGGGCGGTGGCTGGCGCCAGGCCGGGGTGCTGGCCGCGCCGGGCTTGCTGGCACTTACCGAGATGACACAGCGGCTGGGCGAGGACCATACCAATGCCCGCTATCTGGCCGAGCGCCTGCACGGCATGCCGTGTATCGAAGTCGATCTGGCCGATGTCCACATCAATATGGTGTGGTTCCGTCTGCTGGCTGATATCGATGTCAGCGAACTGATGGCGGCACTGGAAACTGCCGGTATCAAAGCCAATCCGCCCGAGGGTGGCCGCATGCGGCTGGTGACGCATTGGCAGATCAGCCGCAGCGACATCGACCGTGTGCTGGAGGTGTTCCAGCGCGTATTGAGCGACTAA
- a CDS encoding tRNA threonylcarbamoyladenosine dehydratase → MSHDADLDRRFGGIGRLYGPDALSRFQTAHVCVVGVGGVGSWAVEALARSAIDRLTLIDLDNIAESNTNRQLPALDPHYGMAKVTALAERVRAINPACVVQEIEDFVTEDNLEAMLGQGFDFIIDCIDNLRVKTAMAAWCVRRRQPFIVSGGAGGQMDPTLIKLADLGEVTYDPLLSKLRYNLRRYHGFPRDAGKKLHVPCVFSTEQLVYPDTQSCDADSSRGPQGLSCAGFGAGMVVTASFGLVAVSHVLKQLAKPPKKR, encoded by the coding sequence ATGTCGCACGACGCAGATCTTGACCGCCGCTTTGGCGGTATTGGCCGCCTGTATGGCCCCGATGCACTCAGCCGCTTTCAGACAGCCCATGTCTGTGTGGTGGGGGTGGGTGGCGTGGGTTCCTGGGCGGTGGAGGCGCTGGCCCGTAGCGCAATCGACCGCCTGACGCTGATTGATCTGGATAATATTGCCGAATCCAACACCAACCGCCAGCTGCCGGCGCTGGACCCGCACTACGGCATGGCCAAGGTGACAGCGCTGGCCGAGCGCGTGCGCGCCATCAACCCGGCCTGCGTGGTGCAGGAAATCGAGGACTTCGTCACCGAAGACAATCTGGAGGCCATGCTGGGACAGGGCTTCGACTTCATCATCGACTGCATCGACAATCTGCGGGTCAAAACTGCCATGGCGGCCTGGTGCGTGCGCCGTCGCCAGCCGTTTATCGTGTCCGGCGGTGCCGGTGGCCAGATGGACCCCACCCTGATCAAGCTGGCTGATCTGGGTGAAGTGACTTACGACCCGCTGTTGTCCAAGCTGCGTTACAACCTGCGCCGTTATCACGGCTTTCCGCGCGATGCCGGCAAGAAGCTGCATGTTCCCTGCGTGTTCTCCACAGAACAACTGGTCTATCCCGACACGCAAAGCTGCGATGCCGACAGCAGCCGTGGCCCGCAGGGCCTGTCCTGCGCCGGCTTTGGTGCCGGCATGGTGGTGACGGCCAGCTTCGGGCTGGTGGCGGTGTCCCATGTGCTGAAGCAACTGGCCAAGCCGCCAAAGAAACGCTGA
- a CDS encoding M48 family metallopeptidase → MKKLSLALVFALSLSGTAQAFDLNGMLSSGSDLLKAATLSDADVKNLAAESSAVMDKKNKVAAASSVYGKRLAKIVKGLDSEDGTKLNFKVYQTKEVNAFAMADGTVRVYSGLLDKMDDDQVRFVIGHEIGHVKLGHSKKAMQLAYAASGARKAAGSSGNSTAAALSESDLGNFAEAIVNAQFSQSQESDADAYGVGFLKRHNYNVQGAPSALRKLAELYGNDSSMLASHPAPGERAAKVEKLIAN, encoded by the coding sequence ATGAAAAAATTGTCCCTTGCTCTCGTTTTTGCATTGTCCCTGTCTGGCACCGCCCAGGCTTTCGACCTTAATGGCATGCTCAGTTCCGGCAGCGACCTGCTCAAGGCCGCCACGCTCAGCGACGCTGACGTGAAGAACCTGGCTGCGGAATCCAGCGCCGTCATGGACAAGAAGAACAAGGTTGCCGCAGCTTCCAGCGTTTATGGCAAACGTCTGGCCAAGATCGTCAAGGGTCTGGACAGTGAAGACGGCACCAAGCTCAACTTCAAGGTTTACCAGACCAAGGAAGTGAACGCCTTCGCCATGGCCGATGGCACCGTGCGTGTTTACAGCGGCCTGCTGGACAAGATGGATGACGACCAGGTGCGCTTCGTGATTGGCCATGAAATCGGCCACGTCAAGCTGGGTCACAGCAAGAAGGCCATGCAGCTGGCTTACGCAGCTTCCGGTGCGCGCAAGGCTGCTGGCAGCAGCGGCAACAGCACGGCTGCAGCCCTGAGCGAGTCCGATCTGGGCAATTTTGCCGAAGCCATCGTCAACGCCCAGTTCTCGCAATCGCAGGAAAGCGATGCCGATGCCTACGGCGTGGGCTTCCTCAAGCGCCACAACTACAATGTGCAAGGTGCACCGTCGGCCCTGCGCAAGCTGGCCGAGCTGTACGGCAACGACAGCAGCATGCTGGCTAGCCACCCGGCCCCAGGCGAACGCGCTGCCAAGGTGGAAAAGCTGATCGCCAACTGA
- the oppF gene encoding murein tripeptide/oligopeptide ABC transporter ATP binding protein OppF gives MSEQAKQPILSVRDVKVHFQVKGDGRWPWSARRTLKAVDGVSFDLYAGETLGVVGESGCGKSTLSRAILNLIPATAGEIVWMGKDLTRGSAQDWHAVRKDIQMIFQDPLASLNPRMTVAQIIGEPLRVHKPELSADDIMQRVRSMMRKVGLREQMINRYPHEFSGGQCQRIGIARALILEPKLIICDEPVSALDVSIQAQIINLLKELQREMGLALIFIAHDLAVVKHISDRILVMYLGREMELAQKHALYDAPAHPYTRALLSAIPIPDPKLEKNKVIQILQGDLPSPINPPSGCVFRTRCPQAEARCSKETIQLRRISEASQSSCLLA, from the coding sequence ATGTCTGAACAAGCCAAGCAGCCGATTCTGTCGGTACGTGATGTCAAAGTGCATTTTCAGGTGAAGGGCGACGGCCGCTGGCCGTGGAGCGCCAGGCGCACGCTCAAGGCGGTGGATGGTGTCAGCTTCGACCTGTACGCCGGTGAAACCCTGGGCGTGGTGGGCGAGTCCGGCTGTGGCAAGTCCACGCTGTCGCGCGCCATCCTCAACCTGATTCCTGCCACCGCTGGTGAAATCGTGTGGATGGGCAAGGACCTCACCCGTGGCAGCGCGCAGGACTGGCATGCAGTGCGCAAGGATATCCAGATGATCTTCCAGGATCCGCTGGCCTCGCTCAACCCGCGCATGACCGTCGCCCAGATCATTGGCGAACCGCTGCGCGTGCATAAGCCGGAGCTGTCCGCCGACGACATCATGCAGCGCGTGCGCAGCATGATGCGCAAGGTGGGCCTGCGCGAGCAGATGATCAACCGCTATCCGCACGAATTTTCCGGCGGCCAGTGCCAGCGTATCGGCATTGCCCGCGCGCTGATTCTGGAGCCCAAGCTGATCATCTGCGACGAACCGGTATCGGCGCTGGACGTGTCGATCCAGGCGCAGATCATCAACCTGCTGAAGGAACTGCAGCGCGAGATGGGCCTGGCGCTGATCTTCATCGCCCACGACCTGGCGGTGGTGAAGCATATTTCCGACCGCATCCTGGTGATGTATCTGGGCCGTGAGATGGAGCTGGCGCAAAAGCATGCCTTGTACGATGCGCCTGCCCATCCTTACACCCGCGCCTTGCTGTCGGCCATTCCCATTCCGGACCCGAAGCTGGAGAAAAACAAGGTGATCCAGATCCTGCAAGGCGATCTGCCCAGCCCGATCAATCCGCCGTCCGGCTGCGTGTTCCGCACCCGCTGCCCGCAGGCCGAGGCGCGTTGCAGCAAGGAAACCATCCAGCTGCGCCGTATCAGTGAAGCAAGCCAGAGTTCCTGCCTGCTGGCCTGA
- a CDS encoding oligopeptide/dipeptide ABC transporter ATP-binding protein has product MSLLKVSNLGVQFQTNDGVVSAVNGVSFELEKGQTLGIVGESGSGKSQTVLAMMGLLARNGKTTGEARYQGQNLLAMSPTELNRIRGDRLAMIFQDPMTSLNPYLTVERQMTEVLELHKGISRRDAKKRAIELLDAVRIPEAARRINMYPHEFSGGMRQRVMIAMALLCEPEVLIADEPTTALDVTVQAQILTLLKELQRDFGTAIVMITHDLGVVAGLCEKVMVMYGGRVMEYGTADNIFYQPSHPYTIGLLGALPRLDHDGSELVSIPGNPPNMAHMPKGCPFSERCTHASSRCADELPALSASTSNPQVLRACHKPVAELQLAAQEVAHV; this is encoded by the coding sequence ATGAGTCTATTGAAAGTAAGTAATCTGGGCGTACAGTTCCAGACCAACGACGGCGTGGTCAGCGCCGTCAACGGCGTCAGCTTCGAGCTGGAAAAGGGCCAGACCCTGGGCATCGTCGGCGAATCCGGTTCCGGTAAGAGCCAGACCGTGCTGGCCATGATGGGCCTGCTGGCGCGTAACGGCAAAACCACCGGCGAGGCGCGGTACCAGGGCCAGAACCTGCTGGCCATGAGCCCGACCGAACTCAACCGCATCCGCGGCGACCGGCTGGCAATGATCTTCCAGGACCCGATGACCTCGCTCAACCCGTATCTGACGGTAGAGCGCCAGATGACCGAGGTACTGGAGCTGCACAAGGGCATCAGCCGCCGCGATGCGAAAAAGCGTGCCATCGAGCTGCTGGACGCAGTGCGCATTCCGGAAGCCGCCCGCCGCATCAATATGTATCCGCATGAATTCTCCGGCGGCATGCGCCAGCGGGTGATGATTGCCATGGCCTTGTTGTGCGAACCGGAAGTGCTGATCGCCGACGAACCCACCACCGCGCTGGACGTGACGGTGCAGGCACAGATACTCACCCTGCTCAAAGAGCTGCAGCGTGATTTCGGCACCGCCATCGTGATGATTACCCACGACCTGGGCGTGGTGGCCGGCCTGTGCGAAAAAGTGATGGTGATGTATGGCGGCCGCGTCATGGAATACGGCACTGCTGACAACATCTTCTATCAGCCCAGCCACCCCTACACCATCGGCCTGCTGGGTGCCTTGCCGCGGCTGGACCACGACGGCAGCGAGCTGGTGAGCATTCCGGGTAATCCGCCCAATATGGCGCACATGCCCAAGGGCTGCCCGTTCTCCGAGCGTTGCACCCACGCCAGCAGCCGCTGCGCCGACGAACTGCCGGCACTGTCTGCCAGCACCAGCAATCCGCAGGTGCTGCGCGCCTGTCACAAGCCGGTAGCCGAATTGCAGCTGGCCGCACAGGAGGTGGCACATGTCTGA
- a CDS encoding ABC transporter permease subunit produces MMQSKQKAMTAALDNGLTDAAVEGRSLWRDARLRFFRNKAAVLSLIVLAFITLACVFGPMVLPHTYEDTDWDAMGIAPTLANTHWFGTDALGRDLLVRCLIGGRISLMVGALATIASVALGIVWGATAGFMGGKVDALMMRIVDMMYAVPYLLIAILMVTLLGRDFYLVVLTITVFSWMDMARVVRGQTLAIKSKEYVEAAHAIGVSTPKIIFRHIVPNLLGIVVIYTTVTVPGVILTESVLSFLGLGVQEPMTSWGVLIQDGAGVMDASPWILLFPAGMLSVTLYCANYIGDGLRDALDPKDR; encoded by the coding sequence ATGATGCAAAGCAAACAGAAAGCCATGACGGCTGCGCTGGACAATGGCCTCACCGATGCCGCCGTAGAAGGCCGCAGCCTGTGGCGTGACGCGCGGCTGCGCTTTTTCCGCAACAAGGCCGCCGTGCTCAGCCTGATCGTGCTGGCCTTCATCACCCTGGCCTGTGTGTTCGGGCCTATGGTGCTGCCGCACACTTATGAAGACACCGACTGGGATGCAATGGGCATCGCGCCGACGCTGGCCAATACCCACTGGTTCGGTACCGATGCGCTGGGGCGTGACCTGCTGGTGCGCTGCCTGATCGGCGGGCGCATTTCGCTGATGGTGGGCGCACTGGCCACCATTGCCTCGGTGGCGCTGGGCATTGTCTGGGGTGCGACGGCCGGTTTCATGGGCGGCAAGGTGGATGCGCTGATGATGCGTATCGTCGACATGATGTATGCCGTGCCCTACCTGCTGATCGCCATCCTGATGGTGACCCTGCTGGGCCGCGACTTCTACCTGGTGGTGCTGACCATTACCGTGTTCTCCTGGATGGACATGGCGCGGGTGGTGCGCGGCCAGACACTGGCGATCAAGTCCAAGGAATATGTCGAGGCGGCCCATGCCATCGGCGTGTCCACGCCCAAGATCATCTTCCGCCACATCGTGCCCAATCTGTTGGGCATCGTGGTGATCTACACCACCGTCACCGTGCCGGGCGTGATCCTGACCGAATCGGTGCTGTCCTTCCTGGGCCTGGGGGTGCAGGAGCCGATGACCAGTTGGGGCGTGCTGATCCAGGACGGGGCCGGGGTGATGGATGCCAGCCCGTGGATTCTGCTGTTCCCGGCCGGCATGCTGTCGGTCACCCTGTATTGCGCCAACTATATCGGCGACGGCCTGCGCGATGCGCTCGATCCGAAAGATCGTTGA
- the oppB gene encoding oligopeptide ABC transporter permease OppB, giving the protein MWSYTFRRVLATIPTLLAVITVCYLLLHLTPGGPFDGERKVSAAVLANLQAKYHLDLPLWQQYLYYIKSLLQGDLGASFRYADWSVNDLVGKALPVSAAIGGGAIVISLFIGVALGIVAALRQNSIIDYLVMLLGNIGGAFPSFVLGPVLVMVFAIGLEWLPAGGWDDFSLRYMVLPIALLVFINISTIGRVMRGSMIEVLSSNFIRTARAKGLPMRTIVLRHALKPALMPVVSVIGPLAISSITAAVVTETVFGLPGLGKLIVNGAANRDYTLVLGLVVLVTVITVVLNLLVDLAYALLDPKIRY; this is encoded by the coding sequence ATGTGGTCCTATACTTTCCGACGCGTGCTGGCGACCATTCCCACACTGCTGGCCGTCATTACCGTTTGCTATCTGCTGCTGCACCTGACCCCGGGCGGCCCGTTTGACGGGGAACGCAAGGTGTCTGCTGCCGTGCTGGCCAATCTGCAGGCCAAATACCATCTCGACCTGCCCTTGTGGCAGCAATACCTGTATTACATCAAGAGCCTGTTGCAGGGTGATCTGGGTGCTTCCTTCCGCTATGCCGACTGGAGCGTGAACGATCTGGTGGGCAAGGCCCTGCCGGTGTCTGCCGCCATCGGTGGCGGTGCCATCGTGATTTCCCTGTTCATCGGCGTGGCGCTGGGCATTGTGGCCGCACTGCGCCAGAACAGCATCATCGACTATCTGGTGATGCTGCTGGGCAATATCGGCGGCGCCTTTCCGTCCTTCGTGCTGGGCCCGGTGCTGGTGATGGTGTTTGCCATCGGCCTGGAATGGTTGCCGGCCGGCGGCTGGGATGATTTCTCGCTGCGCTACATGGTGCTGCCGATTGCCCTGCTGGTGTTCATCAACATCTCCACCATCGGCCGCGTGATGCGCGGCAGCATGATCGAGGTACTGAGCAGCAACTTCATCCGTACCGCCCGCGCCAAGGGCCTGCCCATGCGCACCATCGTGCTGCGCCATGCGCTCAAACCGGCCTTGATGCCGGTGGTGTCGGTGATCGGCCCGCTGGCCATTTCCTCGATTACCGCTGCGGTAGTGACCGAAACCGTGTTCGGCCTGCCCGGCCTTGGCAAGCTCATCGTCAATGGTGCCGCCAACCGCGACTACACCCTGGTACTGGGTCTGGTGGTGCTGGTGACGGTGATTACCGTTGTTCTCAACCTGCTCGTGGATCTGGCCTATGCGTTGCTGGACCCGAAGATTCGCTACTGA
- a CDS encoding peptide ABC transporter substrate-binding protein, translating to MSHNKSLRVATAAVALALAGTTGFAMAAQVPAGVKLAAKQELIRNTGSEPESLDPVLAESVPANTITMDLFEGLTATDSFGKVMPGVAESWKQTSPTTWVFKLRKNAKWSDGSTVTASDFVYGWQRFVEPKTASPYASTYGIFILNGKEITEGKKPASSLGVKAVDKYTLEVQTPYPVPFMPSLVANTQLAPLPKATIDKFGKDWTKPGKMVSNGAFALKDWQVNSKVVVEKNAQYWDVKNVQLGKITYLPIEDHNADVKLYESGENDWVLELPSGTYDKYKAQYPKEIRNAPFLGLRYYSLNNKDPLLKDVRVRKALSMVIDRDILAKKVTADGQAPAYSAIVAGTAGADVTSYDWAKWPMAKRVEEAKKLLAEAGVKPGSKLKFAYNTSDYHKKMAIFAASEWKSKLGLNTELESLEFKVLLKKRHDADYQIARNGWVADYNDATTFLALVQCDNDQNDNKNCNAKAEALIKQGSDSTDQAKRKQLFTQAVKMIMDDYPMIPLLQYTAPRLVKSYVGGYGKNPMDRYRGKDLYIIQH from the coding sequence ATGTCACACAATAAATCGCTGCGCGTGGCCACGGCAGCTGTAGCCCTGGCACTGGCCGGTACGACCGGTTTCGCCATGGCCGCCCAGGTGCCGGCAGGCGTCAAGCTGGCTGCCAAGCAGGAGCTGATCCGCAACACCGGTTCCGAGCCGGAATCGCTCGATCCGGTGCTGGCCGAATCGGTACCAGCCAATACCATCACCATGGATCTGTTCGAAGGCCTCACCGCCACCGACAGCTTTGGCAAGGTGATGCCGGGCGTGGCCGAGTCGTGGAAACAGACCAGCCCCACCACCTGGGTATTCAAGCTGCGCAAGAATGCCAAGTGGTCGGATGGTTCCACCGTGACCGCAAGCGATTTCGTGTATGGCTGGCAGCGTTTTGTCGAGCCCAAGACCGCCTCTCCCTATGCCTCCACCTATGGCATCTTCATCCTGAACGGCAAGGAAATCACCGAAGGCAAGAAGCCCGCTTCTTCGCTGGGCGTGAAGGCCGTGGACAAGTACACGCTGGAAGTACAAACCCCGTACCCGGTGCCGTTCATGCCGTCGCTGGTGGCCAATACCCAGCTGGCACCGCTGCCCAAGGCCACCATCGACAAGTTCGGCAAGGACTGGACCAAGCCGGGCAAGATGGTATCCAACGGCGCTTTTGCGCTGAAGGACTGGCAGGTAAACAGCAAGGTGGTCGTGGAAAAGAACGCCCAGTACTGGGACGTGAAGAACGTGCAGCTGGGCAAGATTACCTACCTGCCGATCGAAGACCACAACGCCGACGTGAAGCTGTATGAATCCGGCGAAAACGACTGGGTGCTGGAACTGCCGTCCGGCACTTACGACAAGTACAAGGCACAGTATCCGAAGGAAATCCGCAATGCGCCCTTCCTGGGCCTGCGTTACTACTCGCTGAACAACAAGGACCCGCTGCTCAAGGACGTGCGCGTGCGCAAGGCGCTGTCCATGGTGATCGACCGTGACATTCTGGCCAAGAAAGTCACCGCCGATGGCCAGGCTCCGGCCTACAGCGCTATCGTGGCCGGTACTGCCGGTGCCGATGTCACCAGCTACGACTGGGCAAAATGGCCGATGGCCAAGCGGGTGGAAGAGGCCAAGAAGCTGCTGGCTGAGGCTGGTGTGAAGCCGGGCAGCAAGCTGAAGTTTGCCTACAACACCAGTGACTACCACAAGAAGATGGCCATCTTTGCCGCTTCCGAATGGAAATCCAAGCTGGGCCTGAACACCGAGCTGGAAAGCCTGGAGTTCAAGGTGCTGCTGAAGAAGCGTCACGATGCCGATTACCAGATCGCCCGTAACGGCTGGGTGGCCGACTACAACGACGCCACCACCTTCCTCGCGCTGGTGCAGTGTGACAACGACCAGAACGACAACAAGAACTGCAATGCCAAGGCCGAAGCGCTGATCAAGCAGGGTAGCGATAGCACCGATCAGGCCAAGCGCAAGCAACTGTTCACCCAGGCGGTGAAGATGATCATGGATGACTATCCGATGATCCCGCTGCTGCAATACACCGCACCGCGTCTGGTGAAGTCCTATGTGGGTGGCTACGGCAAGAACCCGATGGACCGCTACCGCGGCAAGGACCTCTACATCATCCAGCACTAA
- the pyrC gene encoding dihydroorotase has product MTTLTLIRPDDWHLHLRDGAALAAVLPDTARQMGRAIIMPNLKPPVTTVEAAAAYRERILAALPTGSRFEPLMTLYLTDNTSAAEVRKARDCGFVHGIKLYPAGATTNSDFGVSSIDKAMPALEAMADCGMPLLVHGEVTDSAIDIFDREAVFIEQVFQPLLARLPSLRVVFEHITTKDAAEYVASAPDNIAATITAHHLLMNRNAIFVGGIRPHHYCLPVLKRELHRQALVQAATSGSAKFFLGTDSAPHARHAKEAACGCAGMYTANAAIELYAEAFEAAGALDKLEAFASLNGPAFYGLAPNADTITLVKESWTVPAELAYGDDVLVPLRAGEAMHWRMQD; this is encoded by the coding sequence ATGACGACACTGACCCTGATCCGCCCCGACGACTGGCACCTGCACCTGCGCGATGGCGCAGCGCTGGCTGCCGTACTGCCCGACACCGCACGCCAGATGGGCCGTGCCATCATCATGCCCAATCTGAAACCGCCGGTGACCACGGTGGAAGCCGCCGCCGCCTATCGCGAGCGGATTCTGGCCGCACTGCCGACCGGCAGCCGTTTCGAACCGCTGATGACGCTTTACCTCACCGACAACACCAGTGCCGCAGAAGTGCGCAAGGCGAGGGATTGCGGTTTCGTGCACGGTATCAAGCTGTATCCGGCCGGAGCCACCACCAATTCCGACTTTGGCGTCAGCAGCATTGATAAAGCCATGCCGGCGCTGGAAGCAATGGCCGACTGCGGCATGCCGCTGCTGGTGCATGGCGAGGTGACTGATTCCGCCATCGACATCTTCGACCGCGAAGCCGTGTTCATCGAACAGGTATTCCAGCCGCTCCTGGCGCGCCTGCCGTCCTTGCGCGTGGTGTTCGAGCACATCACCACCAAGGATGCCGCCGAATACGTGGCCAGCGCGCCGGACAACATCGCCGCCACCATCACCGCGCATCACCTGCTGATGAACCGCAATGCTATCTTCGTTGGCGGCATCCGCCCGCATCACTACTGTCTGCCGGTGCTCAAGCGCGAGCTGCACCGTCAGGCGCTGGTGCAGGCTGCCACCTCCGGTTCGGCCAAGTTCTTCCTCGGCACCGACAGCGCACCGCATGCACGCCACGCCAAGGAAGCCGCCTGCGGCTGTGCCGGCATGTACACCGCCAATGCCGCCATCGAGCTGTATGCCGAAGCCTTCGAGGCGGCCGGCGCGCTGGACAAGCTGGAAGCCTTTGCCAGCCTGAACGGCCCGGCCTTCTATGGCCTGGCCCCCAATGCCGACACCATCACTCTGGTGAAGGAAAGCTGGACCGTACCCGCCGAACTGGCATATGGCGACGATGTGCTGGTGCCGCTGCGTGCCGGCGAAGCCATGCACTGGCGCATGCAGGACTAA
- a CDS encoding sulfurtransferase TusA family protein has protein sequence MTPNRLIDLSGLNCPLPILRAKKALADMESGSVLEVIATDAGAPKDFEAFCRQTGNALLESTTTAEGKFRMVLRRK, from the coding sequence ATGACTCCCAACCGCCTGATTGACCTGTCCGGCCTCAACTGCCCCTTGCCCATTCTGCGCGCCAAGAAGGCGCTGGCCGATATGGAGAGCGGCAGCGTGCTGGAGGTGATTGCCACCGATGCCGGCGCACCCAAGGATTTTGAAGCCTTTTGCCGCCAGACCGGCAATGCACTGCTGGAATCCACCACCACGGCGGAAGGCAAGTTCCGCATGGTGCTGCGTCGCAAGTAA
- a CDS encoding NRDE family protein, whose translation MCVIAFAYKMPGLGQLVLLANRDEYYARPAAALDWWDEYTDTLGGRDLQAGGSWLMVDGRGRFAALTNFREGYGKSGERSRGELVQRFVTGDEDPFTFADWLRDNHQHYAPFNLLYGKVDDLFHFHSRGARIARVTPGIHTLSNATMDTPWFKSERLAEHLRGLHRPPGEDEAFGWLADATAAGPGQLPNTGVGLALEKTLSPVFIQGRDYGTRASMLLNVSARGDVSLSELSWGLAGREAGRRRYTIRPGQIQHPAKP comes from the coding sequence ATGTGCGTGATCGCTTTTGCCTACAAGATGCCCGGCCTGGGCCAGCTGGTTTTGCTGGCCAATCGCGATGAATATTATGCCCGTCCAGCCGCTGCGCTGGATTGGTGGGATGAGTACACCGACACCCTGGGCGGGCGTGATCTGCAGGCCGGCGGCAGCTGGCTGATGGTGGATGGCCGTGGCCGCTTTGCCGCGCTCACCAATTTCCGTGAAGGCTATGGCAAGAGCGGTGAGCGCTCGCGCGGCGAACTGGTGCAGCGCTTTGTCACCGGCGATGAAGACCCGTTTACCTTTGCCGACTGGCTGCGCGACAACCATCAGCACTATGCCCCGTTCAACCTGCTGTACGGCAAGGTGGACGACCTGTTCCACTTTCACAGCCGTGGTGCCCGCATTGCGCGGGTGACGCCCGGCATCCATACCCTGTCCAATGCCACAATGGATACGCCGTGGTTCAAGAGCGAACGGCTGGCCGAACACCTGCGTGGCCTGCACCGCCCACCCGGCGAAGACGAAGCCTTCGGCTGGCTGGCTGATGCCACCGCAGCCGGCCCCGGCCAGTTGCCCAATACCGGCGTGGGACTGGCACTGGAAAAAACGCTGTCGCCGGTGTTCATCCAGGGGCGCGACTATGGCACCCGTGCGTCGATGCTGCTCAACGTATCGGCACGGGGTGATGTAAGCTTGTCCGAACTTTCCTGGGGGCTGGCCGGCCGTGAAGCCGGCCGCCGCCGTTACACCATCAGGCCGGGGCAGATTCAGCACCCGGCCAAGCCTTGA